CGATGATCCACCCCACCGGCCGCTTTCGATCCGCCTCTGGAGCGATTCGGACAACACCGGGGATTTCGGCGAAGGCGATTTCGACAACATCACGCTCGTGCCGGGCTCGTGACAGCCACGGCGCCCGTTCCCGGCGTCCCGCATCCTCCCACAACGGGTTGGATGTAATCCATCATACCGCCGGCAACGACCAGGAGGACTATGCACCGATTTTTTGAAGCGCTCCGACCGCTCATTCGATTCACCGTCCAGCATCCGCTCTGGATCCTCGCAATCGCCGGCCTTTTTACCGTGTTGGGTCTGTACAACGCCCGGCTACTCCGCGTCGATACCGATTTTGCCAACCTTCTCCCACACGATTACCCCAGCGTACAGGCCCTGGAGCGCCTCCGCGACACCGTAGGCAGCGAAAGCGGAGTCGATGTCGCCATCGTCAGCCCCTCGTTCGAAGCCAACCGACAATTCGCGGAGCAGTTCATCCCCCGCGCCCTCGCGCTTCGTGACGAGGAAGGCGGAGAGCCGGACTTCTCGCGAGTCGACTATCGCCATGAAACGGATTTCCTGAAGGACAACGCGCTCTACTTTGCCACGGACGCTGAACTCGATCAGCTCGAATCGTTCATCGACGATAAGATCGAGGAATCGCGCCTCGCAGCCAATCCCTTCTTCTTCGACCTGGAAGATGAAGAGGAAGAACCCGAGCCCGACTCGACGGCCCAGGCCATGGAGAAGGTGTACGACGACCTCGTCGGGAATGACTACCCGATTTCGGACGACAGCACGACGCTGGTCCTCCGCTTCATCCCTACGGGCTCCGCCACCAACATCCGGTTCATCGAACGCGTCTATGCCGACCTCGATGGGGTCATCGCCGAACTCGACCCGTCCCGCTTCCACCCGGACATGGAGGTCGTCACCGCCGGCCGACTCCTCCGTCAATACACCGAAATCTCGGCCATCACGAATGACGTGCGGCGCTCGTTCGGCGCTGGCGTGTTCACGGTGTTATTCGTCGTCGTGCTTTATTTTCTCTACAAAGGCTATCGTGCCCAGAAACACGGCGGATTTTCATGGTCCATCCTGCTTCGCCAGGCCGCCCGTATACCGGTCCTCGCCCTCCTCATCGCCATCCCGCTGCTGATGAGCCTCTCCTGGACGTTCGGTATCGCCTATGTCGCCTTCGAAACGCTCAACCTGATGACGTCCACCCTCGGGTTGGTTCTGTTCGGCCTTGGGATCGATTTCGGCATCCACTTCTACGCCCGGTACACCGAGGAACGCGGTAAGGGCAAATCCATGCCCCACGCGGCCGAGGATACCTTCGCCAGCACCGGGCAGGCCATAACGGTAGGCGCCCTTACGACCGCTGCGGCCATGTATGCACTTACGCTGGCCGATTTCCGCGGCTTCAGCGAGTTTGGCTTCATCGCCGGCACGGGGATCATTCTGGCGCTGCTGGCCATGCTGCTGGTGATGCCGGCACTCATCTCGGTCTTCGAACGCACCGGCCTGCTTCACTTCGGCGCGGTCGAAGCAGCCACAATTTC
This genomic window from Rhodothermales bacterium contains:
- a CDS encoding MMPL family transporter; protein product: MHRFFEALRPLIRFTVQHPLWILAIAGLFTVLGLYNARLLRVDTDFANLLPHDYPSVQALERLRDTVGSESGVDVAIVSPSFEANRQFAEQFIPRALALRDEEGGEPDFSRVDYRHETDFLKDNALYFATDAELDQLESFIDDKIEESRLAANPFFFDLEDEEEEPEPDSTAQAMEKVYDDLVGNDYPISDDSTTLVLRFIPTGSATNIRFIERVYADLDGVIAELDPSRFHPDMEVVTAGRLLRQYTEISAITNDVRRSFGAGVFTVLFVVVLYFLYKGYRAQKHGGFSWSILLRQAARIPVLALLIAIPLLMSLSWTFGIAYVAFETLNLMTSTLGLVLFGLGIDFGIHFYARYTEERGKGKSMPHAAEDTFASTGQAITVGALTTAAAMYALTLADFRGFSEFGFIAGTGIILALLAMLLVMPALISVFERTGLLHFGAVEAATISTRYAPFPAVKTILAVSVSAVVLALLFLPRVAFEYDFGTLEPTYEAYNARRDYINRVYNDGERRNPAYIVVDRPEEVLPLVQTIRESAAADTISPTVREVESLQERFPTLPAGQQRKLSRIEAMRERLEDPFLSADSSEGITRLRRSAQTSAPIDLSVVPGYLKDRFTSRNGEIGNFIIIYPSVGLSDGRQSIAFSDDIGRVETSDGKEYYASSSSLVAADMLRLMRSEAPWMVLATFVIVLCLMYVNFRSIRWAALATVPLLVGVLWMLLAMEFFGLKLNFYNLIVLPAVLGIGNDAGVHIVHRYREEGRRSIMHVLRSTGEHVSMASLTTMIGFSGLLLSFHPGLHSIGQLAVVGIGATLLSSMIFLPALLQWMENRQPAA